One segment of Arcanobacterium haemolyticum DSM 20595 DNA contains the following:
- the rpmH gene encoding 50S ribosomal protein L34, protein MSTKRTFQPNNRRRAKVHGFRKRMATRAGRAVLASRRRKGRARLAA, encoded by the coding sequence ATGTCTACCAAGCGTACGTTCCAGCCGAATAACCGCCGTCGCGCGAAGGTCCACGGCTTCCGTAAGCGTATGGCCACCCGTGCGGGTCGTGCAGTTCTTGCCTCCCGCCGTCGTAAGGGCCGCGCACGCCTCGCTGCGTAA